One part of the Mangrovibacillus cuniculi genome encodes these proteins:
- a CDS encoding glycoside hydrolase family 31 protein codes for MGTKNQPFKVLATATLATMMAFSAGAPSAFAVTQPEADTPLQKDNLQKLSAKSMKKLDNGVQFDLGEYDAYIRVKADDIVKVSILKDGEKEEDSPAIDDSNLKTPKFNVKDGKKEVTISTKEIDVKISKAPFGVKFLDKEGNVINEDYMENGASSGYEDGKPYVFKKTEEDENFYGFGEQSGLDLNKRGDSIGMWNTDAYAYNKDTKYLYTSIPFFMGLKDEKAYGILFDNSYRSYYEMASESDDYYYFYANGGPLTYYFMYGPEIPDVLDKYTDLTGKMDLPAEWTLGLHQSKWGYTADEILNVAKTYREKEIPLDTMHFDIDYMDEYRVFTWNQEYKDALATLKQMEGFHAIAINDPAVKQDENYDIYNEGTEKDFWAKNPDGSNFIGPVWPGDSAFPDFSKEEVREWWATKHNVLFDAGIDGIWNDMNEPAVFLDDEKHNHTLPLDTYFGPEDDKQLHTEYHNLYGHDEAEATYNAWEMYKPGERPFVLTRDMFAGSQRYAALWTGDNVSNWEHLAMSLPMNMNIGLSGVSFVGNDIGGFAQRPDAELFARWIQVGAFLPFSRVHYDSDAKAEVKQGQEPWAFGEEVEAISKKYIEMRYQLLPYLYNAFQNSAEEGAPVQQPLVYHFQEDEKTYNISDQFMFGDSLMLAPVVKQGQTSREVYLPEGETWVDYWTKEEFEGGQTITVDAPLEHMPIFAMKDSIIPTREVQQYTDQNELKNLVLDTYLEDKASYDFYEDDGKSLDHRSGEFNETNFTLKRRGNWVVFTQKALTSKYDSSLETVTLKLNGEEKPKKVRSAFKRYKEVASMDELNNNTQSYFFDEEAKTLYVNVPASERKKVLIRY; via the coding sequence TTGGGAACGAAAAATCAACCTTTTAAAGTGTTGGCAACAGCTACACTTGCAACGATGATGGCTTTTTCGGCTGGAGCTCCTTCTGCTTTCGCTGTAACTCAACCAGAAGCAGACACTCCATTACAAAAAGATAACCTTCAAAAGTTATCAGCAAAAAGCATGAAAAAGTTAGATAACGGTGTCCAATTTGATTTAGGAGAGTACGATGCTTACATACGTGTTAAAGCTGACGACATTGTTAAAGTTTCTATCCTAAAAGACGGTGAAAAGGAAGAAGATTCCCCAGCAATTGACGATTCTAACTTAAAGACACCTAAGTTTAATGTGAAAGATGGGAAGAAAGAAGTTACCATCAGCACAAAAGAAATCGACGTAAAAATTAGTAAAGCTCCGTTCGGTGTAAAGTTCCTTGATAAAGAAGGAAACGTCATTAACGAAGATTACATGGAAAACGGTGCATCTTCTGGTTATGAAGATGGCAAACCATACGTATTTAAAAAGACTGAAGAAGACGAAAACTTCTACGGCTTTGGTGAGCAATCAGGATTAGATCTAAACAAGCGTGGCGATAGCATTGGGATGTGGAATACAGATGCTTACGCATACAATAAAGATACAAAATACCTTTATACTTCTATCCCTTTCTTCATGGGATTAAAAGATGAAAAAGCTTACGGAATTTTATTTGATAATTCATACCGCTCTTATTATGAAATGGCAAGTGAATCAGATGATTACTACTACTTCTATGCGAACGGTGGTCCTCTAACGTATTACTTTATGTATGGACCAGAAATTCCAGATGTATTAGATAAATATACAGACTTGACAGGTAAAATGGATCTTCCTGCGGAGTGGACACTAGGTTTACACCAAAGTAAATGGGGTTACACAGCGGATGAGATATTAAACGTCGCTAAAACTTACCGCGAAAAAGAAATTCCATTAGACACAATGCACTTTGACATTGACTATATGGATGAGTACCGTGTATTCACTTGGAATCAAGAGTACAAGGATGCACTAGCAACGTTAAAGCAAATGGAAGGATTCCACGCCATTGCTATTAATGACCCTGCTGTAAAGCAAGATGAAAATTATGATATTTACAACGAAGGTACAGAAAAAGATTTCTGGGCAAAAAATCCAGACGGTTCTAACTTTATTGGACCAGTATGGCCTGGAGATTCCGCTTTCCCTGACTTTTCTAAAGAAGAAGTACGTGAATGGTGGGCAACCAAACATAATGTACTGTTTGACGCAGGAATTGATGGTATTTGGAACGATATGAATGAACCAGCAGTATTCTTAGATGATGAAAAACATAATCATACACTTCCACTAGATACGTATTTCGGTCCTGAAGATGATAAACAACTTCACACGGAATACCACAATCTATACGGTCATGATGAAGCGGAAGCAACGTACAACGCTTGGGAAATGTACAAGCCAGGTGAACGTCCATTCGTGTTAACTCGTGATATGTTCGCAGGTTCACAGCGCTATGCTGCACTTTGGACTGGTGACAACGTAAGTAACTGGGAGCATTTAGCAATGTCTCTTCCGATGAACATGAACATCGGTTTATCTGGTGTGTCCTTCGTAGGTAACGACATTGGTGGATTTGCACAGCGTCCAGATGCAGAACTGTTTGCTCGTTGGATCCAAGTTGGAGCATTCTTACCGTTCTCTCGTGTTCACTACGATAGTGATGCAAAAGCAGAAGTAAAACAAGGTCAAGAGCCATGGGCATTTGGAGAAGAAGTAGAAGCTATTTCAAAAAAGTATATCGAAATGCGTTATCAGTTACTTCCTTATCTATACAATGCATTCCAGAATTCTGCTGAAGAAGGTGCACCAGTTCAACAACCACTTGTGTATCACTTCCAAGAAGATGAGAAGACTTACAACATTAGTGATCAATTCATGTTCGGTGATTCCCTAATGCTTGCTCCTGTTGTAAAACAAGGTCAAACTTCTCGTGAGGTTTACTTACCAGAGGGTGAAACGTGGGTAGATTATTGGACAAAAGAAGAGTTTGAAGGTGGTCAAACGATTACTGTAGATGCTCCTCTTGAGCATATGCCAATCTTCGCGATGAAAGACTCTATCATCCCTACTCGTGAAGTACAACAATACACGGATCAAAATGAACTGAAAAATCTAGTATTAGATACGTATCTAGAAGACAAAGCATCGTATGATTTCTATGAAGATGACGGTAAATCTCTAGATCATCGTTCTGGTGAATTTAACGAGACTAACTTTACATTAAAGCGCAGAGGGAACTGGGTTGTATTTACTCAAAAAGCTTTAACATCTAAATATGACTCTTCTCTAGAAACCGTTACATTAAAACTTAACGGAGAAGAAAAGCCGAAAAAGGTTCGATCTGCATTTAAGAGATATAAAGAAGTTGCCTCTATGGACGAGTTAAACAATAATACACAATCATACTTCTTTGATGAGGAAGCCAAAACATTATATGTAAACGTTCCTGCTTCTGAAAGAAAGAAAGTTCTAATTAGATACTAA
- a CDS encoding sensor histidine kinase yields the protein MENILINLIAILSLSTTFTTILLIQNRKRNKALDKQISYAEESMVQLNDAFTKVKKERHDFLKHVAAIQYMVEKKQTEELYQYTKNLTQNYEKTNLSIKGENGAVVGLLNKYSQRASQTGIQLAFYLDVPISSLPLPNHEIITLIGNVLENSLDASEKWQRNHKEKATIQLCLTKKAGLYILTCENDTLPLPTKVVDNLFEKSGFSTKNTDGLGTLIIKDTVYAHNGYLDFIHKNEKFFLKIKLPAVL from the coding sequence TTGGAGAATATCTTAATAAATCTAATTGCTATTCTTTCGTTGTCTACCACGTTCACAACGATCCTCCTAATCCAAAATAGAAAAAGAAATAAAGCTTTGGATAAACAAATTTCTTACGCTGAAGAGAGTATGGTTCAGCTGAACGACGCCTTTACGAAGGTAAAAAAAGAGCGTCATGACTTTTTAAAACACGTTGCTGCCATCCAATACATGGTAGAAAAGAAACAAACAGAAGAACTTTATCAATATACTAAAAACCTAACGCAAAACTATGAAAAAACTAACTTAAGTATTAAAGGGGAAAATGGTGCAGTTGTCGGCTTACTAAATAAATATTCCCAACGAGCGAGTCAAACTGGAATACAACTAGCTTTCTACCTTGATGTACCAATCTCTTCTTTACCACTCCCAAACCATGAGATTATAACACTAATTGGAAATGTCCTTGAAAACAGCTTAGATGCAAGCGAAAAATGGCAGAGAAACCATAAAGAGAAGGCAACGATCCAACTATGTTTAACAAAAAAAGCAGGTCTATATATCTTAACTTGTGAAAACGATACACTACCTTTGCCAACGAAAGTTGTCGATAACCTATTTGAGAAGTCTGGTTTTTCTACAAAAAACACCGATGGACTAGGAACTCTCATAATTAAAGACACCGTTTATGCTCATAACGGATATTTAGACTTTATTCACAAGAATGAAAAGTTCTTTCTAAAAATCAAGCTCCCTGCCGTTCTCTAG
- a CDS encoding LytR/AlgR family response regulator transcription factor codes for MRIGLVDDRMIDLDKLMGIVQQLTQLEIIFATTSAEEAYTYIKNEEIDLLIADIEMPHLSGYELADLIHSHALKIDVIFVTGNSGYAVHAFELNVHDYILKPYSKDRLIKSLEKYIDKTKSVDIAGRLYIKQKQEIHIVLKKDIIFIERSGRSTTIYTVKEQIKTYQTLQELEGELRERDFIRAHRSFIINIHFVKSFSIYAKNSYSVTFEGTKEKAIITKERVEYLEKYYF; via the coding sequence ATGCGAATAGGACTTGTGGATGATCGAATGATTGATTTGGATAAGCTTATGGGAATTGTCCAGCAACTAACGCAACTTGAAATTATATTTGCTACGACATCAGCTGAGGAAGCCTATACTTATATAAAGAACGAAGAAATTGATTTACTCATTGCAGACATAGAGATGCCACATTTATCAGGGTATGAACTAGCAGACCTCATTCACTCACATGCATTAAAAATTGATGTTATATTCGTCACTGGGAATAGCGGATACGCCGTACATGCATTTGAATTAAACGTGCATGACTACATACTGAAGCCCTACTCAAAAGATCGCTTAATAAAAAGTCTAGAAAAATATATAGATAAGACAAAATCAGTTGATATCGCTGGAAGACTCTATATAAAACAAAAACAAGAGATTCATATTGTTCTAAAAAAAGATATCATTTTCATTGAACGATCTGGCCGTTCCACCACAATCTATACTGTAAAAGAACAAATAAAAACATACCAGACACTTCAAGAATTAGAAGGTGAATTAAGAGAGCGAGATTTTATAAGAGCTCACCGTTCTTTTATTATCAACATTCATTTTGTAAAAAGTTTTTCGATCTATGCAAAAAACTCCTACAGTGTAACCTTCGAGGGTACAAAAGAAAAAGCAATTATCACGAAAGAGCGAGTGGAGTATTTGGAGAAATATTATTTTTAA
- a CDS encoding ATP-binding cassette domain-containing protein, protein MIEITNVNKIFKDKKTSVTALKQVSLRINKGETVGLLGENGAGKTTLLRMICTLLTPTSGNVTVSGFDTVTQSNHIKRRIGVLFGGETGLYDRLTARENLEYFASLYGLSKHETKVRIEELARMFGMREYMDRKVSGFSKGMRQKVAISRAIIHNPEIILFDEPTTGLDITSSNTFRQLVRQLKQEGKTIIFSSHIMEEVSHLCDRVAMIHKGEMVYQGKMEEMFKEEGTRDLNYIFMSKLVRGGTEYAS, encoded by the coding sequence ATGATTGAGATTACAAATGTAAATAAAATTTTTAAAGATAAAAAGACATCTGTTACTGCACTGAAGCAAGTTTCATTAAGAATAAATAAAGGAGAAACGGTTGGACTTTTAGGAGAAAACGGTGCAGGGAAAACAACTTTGCTACGAATGATTTGTACACTTTTAACACCAACAAGTGGAAATGTGACTGTTTCTGGGTTTGATACGGTAACACAATCAAATCACATAAAAAGAAGGATTGGTGTTTTGTTTGGTGGAGAAACAGGTTTATACGATCGTTTGACGGCTCGAGAAAATTTGGAGTACTTTGCTAGTTTATATGGATTAAGCAAGCACGAAACGAAAGTGAGAATTGAAGAGCTTGCTAGAATGTTTGGTATGAGAGAGTACATGGACAGAAAAGTAAGTGGTTTCTCCAAAGGGATGAGACAAAAAGTAGCGATAAGTAGAGCTATTATTCACAATCCAGAAATTATTTTATTTGATGAGCCAACAACGGGTTTAGATATTACTTCTTCTAATACATTCAGGCAGTTAGTTCGACAGTTAAAGCAAGAAGGGAAAACCATCATATTTTCTAGTCACATCATGGAAGAAGTTTCTCATCTCTGTGACAGAGTAGCAATGATTCATAAAGGAGAAATGGTATATCAAGGAAAAATGGAAGAGATGTTTAAAGAAGAAGGAACAAGAGATCTTAACTATATTTTCATGAGCAAATTAGTTAGAGGAGGAACAGAATATGCTTCTTAA
- a CDS encoding MDR family MFS transporter — protein MKIKEKMRAYHPIVWTLLFGTVFARGASFMALPFLALYLSQTKEVHPILIGLIIGIGPLSGTIGGFIGGHLSDKYGRKIVMITAMFVWGLVYIGFSIASSVAVFFLLNAINGICRSFFEPTSQALMADVTEKERRLRVFSMRYTAINMGAALGPLLGAYVGIMNANWTFMFTGFFYFLYTIVLLVMISKYEVSSNTPSSKKTTMVDAFGIVRKDAALRFFIVGGILVNIGYSQIESTLPQHLSLTLKDGVLLYSVLLSLNAIAVIILQIPLSRFAERFRVMHTMMIGSGFFALGFIGFALSSNWILFIFSMIVLTIGEIFVFPSTSVFIDQIAPEEMRGTYFGAGQFRSAGFFIGPAMGGWIFSEWSGTLLYLLMGMIVLASIYFYKLGDYQRKKVQEVNTEASPQM, from the coding sequence ATGAAAATCAAAGAAAAAATGAGAGCTTATCATCCAATTGTGTGGACACTGTTATTTGGAACAGTTTTTGCGCGTGGAGCAAGCTTTATGGCATTACCGTTTTTAGCTTTGTATCTATCTCAAACAAAAGAAGTACATCCGATTTTAATAGGATTAATAATTGGTATCGGTCCACTAAGCGGAACGATAGGTGGATTTATCGGTGGTCACTTATCTGATAAATATGGAAGAAAAATAGTCATGATCACCGCCATGTTTGTGTGGGGACTAGTCTACATTGGTTTCTCCATCGCTTCTAGTGTTGCCGTTTTCTTCTTATTAAATGCGATTAATGGGATTTGTCGTTCCTTCTTTGAACCTACTAGCCAAGCGTTGATGGCAGATGTGACGGAAAAAGAACGTAGATTACGAGTTTTCTCAATGAGATATACAGCAATCAATATGGGAGCAGCATTGGGTCCTTTACTAGGTGCGTACGTAGGAATTATGAATGCGAACTGGACGTTTATGTTTACAGGCTTCTTCTATTTCCTATACACCATTGTTTTATTAGTGATGATCAGTAAATACGAAGTGTCATCCAATACACCGAGCAGCAAGAAAACGACGATGGTTGACGCGTTTGGAATAGTACGCAAAGATGCTGCTTTACGATTCTTTATAGTAGGTGGAATTTTAGTTAACATCGGTTATTCGCAAATCGAATCAACCTTACCTCAGCATTTAAGTTTGACTCTAAAAGACGGCGTTTTGCTTTATAGTGTATTGTTATCGTTAAACGCTATTGCTGTTATTATCTTGCAAATACCGTTAAGTAGATTTGCCGAGCGCTTTCGAGTGATGCACACGATGATGATTGGTAGTGGATTTTTCGCGCTTGGTTTTATTGGGTTTGCCTTATCGAGTAATTGGATTTTGTTTATTTTTTCTATGATTGTTTTAACTATCGGCGAAATATTTGTTTTCCCTTCAACTAGTGTCTTTATTGACCAGATTGCCCCTGAAGAAATGAGAGGAACCTATTTCGGTGCAGGCCAATTCCGATCTGCAGGTTTCTTTATAGGACCTGCGATGGGCGGTTGGATCTTTAGCGAATGGTCTGGGACATTACTGTATCTTTTGATGGGGATGATTGTTTTAGCAAGCATTTATTTTTACAAGCTAGGTGATTATCAAAGGAAGAAAGTACAGGAAGTGAATACTGAAGCAAGTCCTCAGATGTGA
- a CDS encoding dicarboxylate/amino acid:cation symporter: MQVIWKNYRMAIMLVVALVIGGSAGIIFGPKAAVVKPLGDIFINLMFMIIVPLVFFSIASAIANMDGVKRLGKIMGNTAVVFFVTATISAVLALVGTIVWNPLNDSDAAIVNAMLENTEVEAAEELSVADQLVQTVTVSDFSLLLSKSNMLQLIVFSLLFGLATSLAGEKGRPVATFLSSGTAVMMKMVSIIMYYAPIGLGAYFATVIGELGPQLLEGYVRVFLLYVALTVIYYFGFFTLYAFLAGGKLGVVTFWKNAVSPSVTALATCSSAASIPVNLAAAHRMGVPKDIAETVIPLGANTHKDGSVFGGVLKIVFLFVLFGKDMTSFSAVISILTVAFLVGAVMGAIPGGGMIGEMLILSIFGFPPEVLPLIAVISTIIDAPATLLNSTGNTVCAMMVARLVEGKDWLVRQLKSDEKQVA, translated from the coding sequence ATGCAAGTAATTTGGAAAAACTACCGAATGGCTATTATGCTAGTAGTAGCGCTTGTCATTGGTGGCTCAGCTGGTATTATTTTTGGGCCAAAAGCTGCTGTGGTAAAGCCGTTAGGTGATATTTTTATTAATTTAATGTTTATGATTATTGTTCCGCTTGTGTTCTTTAGCATTGCTTCCGCCATTGCAAATATGGACGGAGTAAAAAGATTAGGGAAGATTATGGGAAACACAGCGGTCGTATTCTTTGTGACAGCTACTATTTCAGCTGTGCTAGCTCTAGTTGGTACGATTGTTTGGAATCCCTTAAATGATAGCGATGCAGCTATTGTTAATGCAATGCTCGAAAATACGGAGGTAGAAGCAGCGGAAGAATTATCTGTTGCAGATCAATTAGTGCAAACAGTTACGGTTTCGGACTTTTCTTTATTATTATCCAAAAGTAATATGTTGCAACTAATTGTCTTTTCTTTATTATTTGGACTTGCTACTTCTCTTGCTGGAGAAAAAGGTCGTCCAGTCGCAACATTTCTAAGCTCGGGTACAGCTGTAATGATGAAAATGGTATCCATTATTATGTATTACGCTCCTATTGGCTTAGGGGCATACTTTGCAACTGTTATTGGAGAATTAGGACCTCAATTGTTAGAAGGATATGTTCGAGTATTCCTATTATACGTTGCATTAACAGTGATTTACTATTTCGGATTCTTTACTCTATATGCTTTTTTAGCTGGTGGAAAACTGGGTGTCGTAACCTTTTGGAAGAATGCAGTTAGCCCGTCCGTAACGGCTTTAGCTACTTGTTCAAGTGCTGCTTCAATCCCTGTGAATTTAGCTGCAGCTCATCGTATGGGTGTTCCAAAAGATATTGCGGAAACGGTTATTCCGCTTGGTGCTAACACGCATAAGGATGGATCTGTATTCGGTGGCGTGCTGAAAATTGTTTTCTTATTCGTTTTATTTGGAAAAGACATGACAAGTTTCTCAGCGGTTATTAGTATTTTAACAGTAGCATTCTTAGTAGGTGCTGTTATGGGAGCAATCCCTGGAGGCGGAATGATTGGAGAGATGCTTATTTTAAGTATTTTTGGATTCCCGCCGGAAGTACTGCCTCTAATCGCAGTAATTAGTACCATCATAGATGCGCCAGCTACTTTACTGAATTCTACTGGTAATACAGTTTGTGCCATGATGGTTGCTAGACTGGTTGAAGGTAAGGATTGGTTAGTACGTCAATTGAAATCGGATGAAAAGCAAGTTGCTTAA
- a CDS encoding DUF6194 family protein, translating to MSNEMIEYVINTYPGTVVTNNWGEQGVFYNPDRKLPKGIYILTIKEKDGANDRASQLNREGLYRINLGISKTSFIKLFGEIPKRPSAGNVIDMEYDFSMVDEILPHPVYGWMSWISVINPSLHTFEKMKPYIDEAYNLAKEKYQKKKI from the coding sequence ATGAGTAACGAAATGATTGAATATGTAATTAATACGTATCCAGGTACAGTTGTAACCAATAATTGGGGAGAGCAAGGAGTATTTTATAATCCCGATAGAAAGCTACCAAAAGGCATATACATCCTAACGATTAAAGAAAAAGATGGAGCGAATGACCGAGCATCTCAACTTAATAGAGAGGGATTGTATCGCATAAATCTTGGGATTAGTAAAACTTCTTTTATAAAATTATTTGGAGAAATACCTAAAAGGCCATCTGCTGGAAACGTAATAGATATGGAGTATGATTTTTCAATGGTAGATGAAATACTACCTCATCCTGTTTACGGTTGGATGTCATGGATTTCTGTAATAAATCCTTCTTTACATACATTCGAAAAAATGAAGCCATATATTGATGAGGCGTATAACTTAGCCAAAGAAAAGTATCAAAAAAAGAAAATATGA
- a CDS encoding glycoside hydrolase family 66 protein encodes MKSRILIPFFILLFCIIILLLWPNAEHSNRSFENLQLTKAAYKPEEEVVITFTSNRKHKKATFIFLHGSHVVEEREVIVKEGKNIVKWLPPTKDFQGYLLEVRVADYSETIGIDVSSDWSKFPRYGFLSSFQPMTNNDQKNVVEKLNRYHINGVQFYDWHFKHEEPLPVQDNKPLKEWEDIANRPTSFQTVQNYIELAHQFGMEAMSYNLLYGAFKVDSTLPREWALFKDPNQQSIDEHPLPEAWKSNVMVMNPSNPWWQDHLIAEQQKVYDHLDFDGWHIDQLGERGEVFNELGDSIDVADQFSSFVDKITTAHSEKDVVMNGVNQFGQEQIAAAQPEFLYTEVWDDFPTYTDIKNILEQNQTLSKQNNLSSTSSVLAAYMNYNHANLEETFNEAGVLLMDAVVFANGGAHIELGEHMLSKEYFPNKSLKMSRSLEDKLVHYYDFLTAYQNWLREDVSPTYVEINSEDRLPYTTDGAEEEKLWILPKEKENKTILHFINLLDSTSLEWRDTDATQRTPKKRENLTFTMYVEQPVKKVWTTSPDVNGGKAQELEMKQDGNQLTFTLPSLEYWGMVVIEN; translated from the coding sequence ATGAAAAGTAGAATCCTAATTCCTTTTTTCATCTTATTATTTTGTATAATCATCCTTCTACTTTGGCCAAATGCAGAGCATTCTAACAGGTCCTTCGAAAACCTTCAGCTTACCAAAGCTGCATACAAGCCTGAGGAGGAAGTAGTTATTACATTTACTAGCAACCGTAAACATAAGAAAGCTACCTTTATCTTTTTACATGGATCCCATGTAGTGGAAGAAAGAGAAGTAATAGTAAAAGAAGGAAAAAACATAGTCAAATGGCTCCCACCAACAAAAGACTTTCAAGGCTATTTATTAGAAGTACGAGTTGCAGATTACTCGGAAACCATTGGAATAGATGTTTCATCTGATTGGTCCAAGTTTCCTAGGTATGGCTTCCTTTCTTCTTTTCAGCCAATGACAAATAATGATCAGAAAAACGTTGTGGAAAAACTTAACCGTTACCACATCAACGGAGTACAATTTTACGACTGGCACTTTAAGCATGAAGAGCCTTTGCCTGTTCAAGATAACAAACCTCTCAAAGAATGGGAAGATATTGCTAACAGGCCAACTTCCTTTCAAACCGTACAAAACTATATAGAGTTAGCTCACCAATTCGGGATGGAAGCAATGTCCTACAACCTTTTATATGGAGCGTTTAAAGTAGATAGTACGCTACCTAGGGAATGGGCACTCTTTAAAGATCCTAATCAACAATCCATAGATGAACATCCATTGCCAGAAGCGTGGAAAAGTAACGTTATGGTCATGAATCCATCTAACCCTTGGTGGCAAGATCACCTCATTGCGGAGCAGCAAAAAGTCTATGACCATCTAGATTTTGACGGGTGGCACATCGATCAACTTGGTGAACGTGGCGAAGTGTTCAATGAACTGGGCGACTCTATTGATGTGGCAGATCAGTTCTCTTCTTTTGTTGATAAGATAACTACTGCCCACTCTGAGAAAGATGTGGTGATGAATGGTGTGAATCAATTCGGTCAGGAGCAAATTGCTGCTGCACAGCCAGAGTTCTTGTACACAGAGGTATGGGACGATTTCCCGACATACACAGACATCAAGAACATCCTGGAACAGAACCAAACATTATCGAAGCAAAATAATCTTTCTTCTACAAGTTCCGTTTTAGCGGCTTATATGAACTATAATCATGCAAATCTAGAGGAGACGTTTAATGAAGCTGGTGTGCTACTGATGGACGCCGTTGTCTTTGCCAATGGTGGAGCGCATATAGAACTAGGGGAGCACATGCTATCTAAAGAGTACTTTCCAAATAAATCTCTTAAGATGTCACGTTCTCTAGAAGACAAATTAGTACATTATTATGATTTTTTAACAGCCTATCAAAATTGGCTACGGGAAGATGTTAGTCCAACCTATGTCGAAATTAACTCGGAGGATCGATTACCGTACACGACAGATGGTGCCGAAGAAGAAAAACTGTGGATTTTACCAAAGGAAAAAGAAAACAAAACTATCTTACATTTTATTAATTTACTAGACAGTACTTCTCTCGAATGGCGTGACACAGATGCAACGCAACGTACACCAAAGAAAAGAGAAAACCTTACGTTTACTATGTATGTAGAGCAACCAGTGAAAAAAGTTTGGACTACTTCTCCTGATGTAAACGGCGGAAAAGCGCAAGAATTAGAAATGAAGCAAGATGGAAACCAACTCACTTTTACCTTACCGTCCTTAGAGTATTGGGGGATGGTTGTAATTGAAAATTAA
- a CDS encoding ABC transporter permease codes for MLLNIFKKELKDSFSDRRTLLLTVFLPIVMMTGLVFFYESLMAGHDEEKTYELAVPSTWTEKETILFSSNNAIELVPSKNVENAVVNGDAQAGVMFSVDFLEQIQNGQSGTVEIVGDSFSQNSAMLMGIVSETLAAYEEQVVADRLKDQSLDTGFIQPITVNQRELTKENPGVNMIAILIPLILSIAIGVGAAPAAADLFAGEKERKTMEALLMTPVNRLTLLTAKWLTISTIGTVIGVITLLVVGLEIMFMTEHLKQAVSYEVGAVPLVFIAVVISAIYSMFTASILMLTSILGKTVKEAGSYGSPVMMISMFPFALLINTGVNELQTIHFLIPFMNLFSILKELCLGIIHVPHILLMIGSNLILIAILFIISRILFSKDKWVVSSN; via the coding sequence ATGCTTCTTAATATCTTTAAAAAAGAATTGAAAGATTCCTTTTCAGACAGAAGAACATTGCTATTAACAGTGTTTTTACCAATAGTCATGATGACAGGATTAGTTTTCTTTTATGAAAGCTTAATGGCTGGCCATGATGAAGAGAAGACATATGAATTAGCTGTACCTTCTACTTGGACAGAGAAAGAAACAATACTTTTTTCTTCTAATAACGCTATTGAGCTTGTACCTTCAAAGAATGTAGAAAATGCAGTAGTGAACGGAGATGCGCAAGCTGGTGTCATGTTTAGCGTTGATTTCCTGGAACAAATTCAAAACGGTCAGTCGGGAACAGTAGAGATTGTAGGGGATTCCTTTAGTCAAAATTCTGCGATGCTAATGGGGATTGTATCTGAAACCTTAGCGGCATATGAAGAGCAAGTAGTTGCAGATCGATTGAAAGACCAGTCGTTAGATACAGGATTCATTCAACCAATTACTGTTAACCAGAGAGAATTAACGAAAGAGAATCCTGGTGTAAACATGATTGCCATTCTCATACCATTAATTCTTTCAATCGCGATTGGTGTTGGTGCGGCACCTGCTGCAGCAGATTTATTTGCTGGAGAAAAGGAACGAAAAACGATGGAAGCATTACTAATGACACCTGTAAATCGTTTAACATTATTAACAGCAAAGTGGTTAACTATTTCAACAATTGGAACTGTTATTGGAGTAATCACATTACTCGTTGTGGGTCTAGAAATTATGTTTATGACAGAGCATCTTAAACAAGCTGTTTCTTACGAGGTGGGAGCAGTTCCACTAGTGTTCATTGCAGTTGTTATTTCTGCTATCTACTCTATGTTTACTGCAAGTATCTTAATGTTAACAAGCATACTAGGAAAAACAGTAAAAGAAGCGGGGAGTTATGGTTCTCCGGTTATGATGATTAGTATGTTTCCATTTGCACTCTTGATTAATACAGGAGTAAATGAATTACAAACAATACATTTCTTAATCCCTTTTATGAATCTATTTAGCATATTAAAAGAACTCTGTTTAGGAATTATTCATGTGCCTCATATATTGTTAATGATTGGAAGTAACTTAATTTTAATAGCAATTCTATTTATTATAAGTCGTATTTTGTTTAGCAAAGATAAGTGGGTTGTTTCTTCTAACTAA